A genomic window from Pasteuria penetrans includes:
- a CDS encoding succinate dehydrogenase cytochrome b558 subunit, with protein MEQVAKRQNDYSSFFSRRLHSLLGVIPVGFFLINHLLTNHKSALGAKAFIDQVEWIHGLPLLWLMEFLFIFLPLMYHGVYGLYVAFTARNNLDRYGTFRNVLFFLQRVTGVITFAFILWHLWETRLQVWLEKLKPSDMAPMMVEILSSDWKFVFYALGILAATFHFSNGMWSFLVTWGVTVGPRAQLFSMVACAVAFALLTYLGIGSLFGFRAADFYTKSLG; from the coding sequence ATGGAGCAGGTAGCGAAACGACAGAACGATTACTCGAGTTTTTTTAGCCGGCGGTTGCATTCTCTGCTCGGTGTTATACCCGTGGGCTTTTTTTTAATCAATCATCTGCTCACAAATCACAAATCTGCACTCGGGGCGAAGGCGTTTATCGACCAGGTGGAATGGATTCATGGTCTTCCGCTCTTGTGGTTGATGGAGTTTTTATTCATTTTCCTGCCGCTCATGTACCATGGCGTGTACGGGTTGTATGTGGCTTTTACCGCGAGAAATAATCTCGATCGGTATGGTACTTTTCGTAATGTGTTGTTTTTCTTGCAGCGCGTGACCGGCGTGATCACATTTGCTTTCATTCTTTGGCACCTTTGGGAGACCCGTTTGCAGGTGTGGCTGGAGAAGTTGAAACCATCTGATATGGCCCCGATGATGGTGGAGATTTTGTCTAGTGATTGGAAATTCGTTTTTTATGCACTGGGTATCCTAGCTGCTACCTTCCATTTCAGCAATGGTATGTGGTCGTTCTTGGTTACCTGGGGTGTCACTGTGGGGCCCAGAGCCCAGCTCTTTTCCATGGTAGCCTGTGCGGTTGCCTTCGCCTTGCTCACCTATTTGGGAATCGGGTCCCTGTTTGGTTTTAGGGCTGCGGACTTCTATACCAAGTCATTGGGCTAG
- a CDS encoding CPBP family intramembrane glutamic endopeptidase, whose protein sequence is MVSSLLSLFFTLCMVWTLMKFDQSYYRHIVVLENSSRRGAFQNWGRVANVLLPLASLYFLIFNNIYLVGTMDPTFKAKLKGGLLGALFSLPESVPEWLVFSGFLLSPFLLCLFWIWPTFRSFIVSGLGLDPQRYAHRCMVCWVFSLFIVTVFVWVFLNPPNLMEHIGKGSSSSLIGTLLINILLMNGVLALLVVGWGTGRRSWRGIWERLGLNKRPTWKGFFLVCLLIVANFIVEGLVVGLIGDDFFHIPPPAPVVPPLAWVTVPLLGICPGVGEELLFRGALQPRVGILVSSVAFSLFHFANGYSWFEFLFLFMGSLLLGWVARRYSLWLSMWGHALYNVMVFSWTFLIAM, encoded by the coding sequence ATGGTTTCCTCCTTGTTGTCTTTGTTTTTTACCCTGTGTATGGTATGGACCTTAATGAAATTTGATCAATCCTATTATCGTCATATAGTGGTGTTGGAGAACAGTTCTCGTCGGGGGGCATTTCAGAACTGGGGTAGGGTGGCCAATGTATTACTTCCACTTGCATCCCTTTATTTTTTAATTTTTAATAATATCTACCTTGTGGGAACGATGGATCCCACATTTAAGGCAAAGTTGAAAGGAGGGTTATTGGGTGCACTTTTTTCGTTACCCGAATCGGTGCCTGAATGGTTAGTTTTTTCCGGTTTCCTCCTCTCCCCGTTTTTGCTGTGTCTCTTTTGGATATGGCCGACGTTTCGTTCCTTCATTGTGTCGGGATTGGGTTTAGATCCACAACGGTACGCTCACCGTTGTATGGTTTGCTGGGTGTTTTCCCTTTTCATTGTGACTGTGTTTGTGTGGGTATTCCTGAATCCCCCTAACCTTATGGAACACATTGGTAAGGGATCCTCCTCATCATTGATTGGGACTTTGCTGATTAACATTCTATTAATGAATGGTGTCCTTGCTTTATTGGTTGTAGGATGGGGTACTGGTCGCAGAAGTTGGCGAGGTATATGGGAGCGGTTAGGGTTGAATAAGAGGCCGACATGGAAGGGTTTTTTCCTGGTTTGTCTCCTTATTGTTGCCAACTTCATCGTGGAGGGGTTGGTGGTGGGGCTGATAGGAGATGATTTTTTTCACATACCACCCCCGGCTCCTGTTGTTCCTCCGTTGGCTTGGGTTACGGTTCCCCTTTTAGGGATATGTCCAGGTGTCGGTGAGGAGCTACTGTTCAGGGGGGCTCTCCAACCGCGTGTGGGGATTCTGGTTTCCAGTGTCGCGTTTTCCTTGTTTCATTTTGCTAACGGTTATAGTTGGTTTGAATTCCTATTCCTATTCATGGGATCCTTGTTGCTGGGTTGGGTGGCGCGCCGGTACTCATTGTGGTTATCCATGTGGGGCCATGCCCTTTATAATGTTATGGTTTTTTCATGGACTTTTCTTATCGCCATGTAG
- a CDS encoding spore maturation protein, translating to MFFEVLSNLSRIFVPFLLLFIPIIAYLRRIPLMTVFVEGAEQAFPMVLSLLPHLVAMMVAIAVFRESGALTLLVDFFVPLLEFVSIPKEVFPLGFLRSLSGTGSLAFVEDLLRHHGPDSFIGNLASTIQGSTDTTLYILAVYFGSIGIRKARYALIVGLLADTVGFLASVLICHRWFC from the coding sequence GTGTTTTTCGAGGTGTTATCCAATCTTAGTAGGATTTTTGTGCCCTTTTTACTATTGTTCATTCCTATCATAGCTTATCTCCGTCGTATCCCTTTGATGACGGTTTTTGTGGAGGGGGCTGAGCAAGCCTTTCCTATGGTTCTTTCCCTTTTACCCCATCTGGTGGCGATGATGGTAGCGATTGCTGTTTTTCGGGAGAGTGGTGCACTTACGCTACTTGTGGATTTTTTTGTACCGTTGTTGGAGTTTGTTTCCATTCCCAAGGAAGTATTTCCCCTAGGATTTTTGCGCTCCCTCAGTGGAACGGGATCATTGGCCTTTGTGGAGGATCTCTTGCGGCACCACGGTCCGGATTCTTTCATTGGTAATCTTGCTTCGACGATTCAGGGTAGCACAGATACAACACTCTATATACTGGCTGTCTACTTCGGGTCTATTGGGATCCGTAAGGCTCGCTATGCTCTCATTGTCGGCTTGTTGGCTGATACGGTTGGTTTTTTGGCTTCAGTTTTGATATGTCATCGCTGGTTTTGTTGA
- a CDS encoding nucleoside recognition domain-containing protein, with protein sequence MIHVLWGLLLVTGVVASVWTGRLEEVSMAALNGAQGAIQVCIGLLGVMVLWMGMMRLAEVAGVLGVLARWLRPVVRRLFPDVPVDHPAHGYIVSNIVANLFGLGNAATPSGIKAMQQLQELSFDKTVATPAMCTLLALNTSGLTLVPTLLLGLRMQYHSKDPTSIIVPTLLATTAATIAALFFDRVFRYYVFRYLPNRSRKP encoded by the coding sequence TTGATTCATGTCCTCTGGGGGTTGTTGTTGGTTACGGGTGTAGTAGCGTCCGTTTGGACGGGACGCCTGGAAGAGGTGAGTATGGCGGCTTTGAATGGGGCACAGGGAGCTATTCAGGTATGTATTGGCTTGTTGGGTGTGATGGTCCTTTGGATGGGGATGATGCGGCTAGCAGAGGTAGCCGGGGTGTTGGGAGTATTGGCCCGTTGGTTGCGGCCCGTTGTCAGGCGCCTTTTCCCCGATGTACCTGTGGATCATCCAGCCCATGGTTACATTGTATCGAACATCGTAGCGAACTTATTTGGATTGGGGAATGCGGCTACGCCAAGCGGTATCAAGGCTATGCAACAACTGCAGGAGTTGAGTTTTGACAAGACTGTAGCTACCCCGGCTATGTGTACGTTACTGGCACTCAATACTTCGGGGCTTACTTTGGTACCCACCCTTCTATTGGGTTTGAGAATGCAGTACCATTCCAAGGACCCCACATCCATTATTGTTCCTACCCTACTGGCTACTACGGCAGCAACTATAGCGGCGTTATTTTTTGATCGAGTATTTCGTTACTATGTCTTTCGTTACCTTCCCAATCGTTCCCGTAAGCCATAG
- a CDS encoding D-alanyl-D-alanine carboxypeptidase family protein, with the protein MLKTQVWCLLWNGIFLWVMGGGWFITENSFRAAAMESAWGKDEEEEGDQQPALLPPSQGEKDAVTTPTPDLAPTAYAAVLMERSSGRVLYAKRPHEPRLVASITKIMTAIIALEHGHWDDIVTVPPYAVGAEGSSIYLRAGEKVPLGSLLYGLLFRSGNDAAIAIADHIGQSIHGFVYLMNEKLQHLGLCNTQFQNPHGLNTPGHYGSAYDFAKIAAYALHNNNFRKIVSSQVAIVPWPDMPNGRKFYNKNKLLRLYPWADGVKTGYTKRSGRTLVSSATKNGMQLVAVTLNDGNDWRDAINMFEYGFLQYRLRTLVRSGQILPSFGSKDRKWPTDVGIAVGGEFSYPLSSEEENHVEIRPVIAYPFSRLQGTKNPIGRVRIALGQQSLGSVPLHSVMRQRSLASCWHEVVSRAVVRGRDVP; encoded by the coding sequence GTGCTCAAGACACAGGTATGGTGTCTTTTATGGAATGGGATCTTCTTGTGGGTAATGGGGGGGGGGTGGTTCATTACAGAGAATTCATTCCGAGCGGCGGCTATGGAGAGTGCGTGGGGGAAGGATGAGGAAGAAGAGGGGGATCAACAGCCTGCCCTGTTACCCCCTTCCCAAGGGGAGAAGGATGCTGTAACAACACCCACGCCCGATTTGGCCCCCACCGCGTATGCCGCTGTTTTGATGGAGCGTTCTTCGGGACGCGTTTTGTACGCCAAGCGTCCCCACGAACCACGGTTGGTGGCAAGTATTACAAAAATTATGACGGCTATTATTGCCTTAGAACATGGTCATTGGGATGACATCGTTACCGTTCCTCCCTATGCGGTAGGAGCGGAGGGGTCTTCTATTTATTTGCGCGCGGGGGAGAAGGTTCCCCTGGGGAGTTTGTTGTACGGGCTTTTGTTTCGCTCTGGTAATGATGCTGCCATTGCTATTGCAGATCATATAGGTCAATCTATACATGGATTTGTTTATTTAATGAATGAAAAATTACAGCACCTCGGACTTTGTAATACCCAGTTTCAGAATCCACATGGGTTGAACACACCCGGGCATTATGGTTCTGCCTATGACTTTGCCAAGATTGCGGCTTATGCACTACATAATAACAATTTTCGTAAAATTGTGAGTTCTCAGGTGGCCATTGTACCTTGGCCTGATATGCCCAATGGACGAAAATTCTATAATAAGAATAAGTTGTTGCGTTTGTATCCCTGGGCGGACGGTGTTAAAACGGGGTATACAAAGCGGTCCGGCCGCACTCTAGTTTCCTCTGCTACTAAGAATGGTATGCAGTTGGTAGCTGTCACTCTTAATGATGGAAATGATTGGCGTGATGCCATTAATATGTTTGAATACGGTTTTTTACAGTATCGTCTGCGGACTTTGGTGCGTTCAGGTCAGATCCTACCGTCGTTTGGATCGAAAGATCGGAAATGGCCAACAGATGTGGGGATTGCTGTGGGGGGTGAATTTTCCTATCCTCTGTCCTCGGAGGAGGAGAATCATGTTGAAATCAGGCCGGTGATCGCCTATCCTTTCTCCCGGTTGCAAGGTACTAAGAATCCAATAGGTCGTGTACGTATTGCATTGGGGCAACAATCATTGGGTTCGGTGCCCCTTCATTCTGTTATGCGGCAGCGTTCCTTGGCGTCCTGTTGGCATGAGGTGGTGTCCCGGGCCGTTGTACGGGGGAGGGATGTTCCCTGA
- a CDS encoding S8 family serine peptidase, which yields MANLELLRGGKRISVQPATDRFFVVPNRTKAMTDLASLPGVQSVQRLSQDACLVDTVEGGDSATLSRIGKEAIHVQPTYQSVMDPASSYDVTRCILLSFTNQTTVVERERIVEKFRLKVLREEIHHLVVEVETDRDVVELSCELKESPEVSYAEPNIYENLTTHHQHIPTDSLFPRQWHLHSPERRVQLVPEAGVYAPDAWYITRGSRSIVVSTIDDGFDLQHPDLVGEGKIIHPLDYADHTNDPSAKRASERHGTACAGVAIAEENGRGTVGVAPGCAWMPVRMPLRIDDATLYSLFQTVGRYARVLSCSWGPIMPSYRPIPTSLAELFGQLEQSGGPDGKGCIVCVAAGNDNLPLSGDHYYYLKNKEIVRIERPILNGFAAHPANFTVAATTSLGTRAAYSSWGKEINCCAPSNNANPYNRDYVPGLGIWTTDREPGGYATSSHYTGTFGGTSSATPLVAGIAALVLSTNPHLSAREAKKILHETADKIKDTSPDLCGKYRGDYDSEGHSLWFGYGKINAKRAVETAYARKPVIAKSIPLQPIR from the coding sequence ATGGCAAACCTTGAACTTTTGCGGGGTGGGAAGAGAATCAGTGTACAACCCGCCACCGACCGATTTTTTGTAGTTCCCAACCGTACGAAGGCAATGACCGATTTAGCCTCTCTACCCGGTGTCCAGTCCGTCCAACGTTTATCCCAGGACGCCTGTCTTGTGGACACTGTAGAGGGGGGAGATTCTGCAACACTCTCACGGATCGGGAAAGAAGCAATCCACGTTCAGCCCACCTATCAATCCGTCATGGATCCCGCCTCATCCTACGATGTCACCCGTTGCATCCTACTTTCCTTCACCAACCAAACTACCGTAGTAGAAAGAGAGAGAATTGTAGAAAAGTTCCGTCTCAAGGTTTTGCGGGAAGAGATCCATCATCTGGTAGTTGAGGTTGAAACGGACAGGGATGTCGTGGAACTTTCCTGCGAATTGAAGGAATCACCTGAAGTGTCCTATGCTGAACCCAATATCTACGAAAATCTCACCACCCATCATCAACACATCCCAACCGATTCCCTTTTCCCCCGACAATGGCATCTGCACTCCCCTGAACGTCGCGTCCAACTCGTACCTGAGGCCGGTGTATACGCCCCCGATGCCTGGTACATCACACGGGGATCCCGTTCTATCGTTGTTTCGACCATTGACGATGGCTTCGATTTGCAACATCCAGATCTAGTGGGTGAAGGAAAAATCATTCATCCCCTTGATTATGCAGATCATACCAATGATCCGAGCGCCAAACGGGCTAGTGAAAGACACGGTACCGCCTGTGCCGGTGTAGCTATCGCGGAGGAAAATGGAAGGGGAACAGTAGGGGTAGCCCCCGGATGTGCCTGGATGCCCGTACGCATGCCCCTCCGCATCGATGATGCCACCCTATACTCACTCTTTCAAACCGTAGGCAGGTATGCCCGCGTTCTGTCCTGCAGCTGGGGACCCATTATGCCTTCCTACCGACCCATACCCACCTCATTAGCGGAATTATTTGGACAATTAGAACAATCAGGGGGACCGGACGGCAAGGGCTGCATCGTTTGCGTAGCCGCCGGTAATGATAACCTGCCCCTGAGTGGGGATCATTACTACTACCTCAAGAACAAGGAAATTGTTAGGATAGAACGTCCTATCCTAAACGGATTCGCCGCCCACCCCGCCAATTTCACCGTAGCAGCCACTACCAGCCTCGGTACACGCGCCGCCTACTCCTCCTGGGGAAAAGAAATCAATTGCTGCGCACCCAGCAACAATGCCAACCCCTACAATCGGGACTATGTTCCTGGGTTGGGGATCTGGACCACGGATCGTGAACCCGGTGGATACGCTACATCCTCCCATTACACAGGCACATTTGGTGGAACCTCAAGTGCCACACCCTTGGTAGCAGGCATAGCAGCCCTTGTTCTATCGACAAATCCCCACCTCTCGGCACGGGAAGCAAAAAAGATTCTCCATGAGACGGCGGATAAAATTAAGGACACCTCCCCTGATCTATGCGGAAAATATCGTGGCGATTACGATTCCGAGGGGCATAGTCTCTGGTTTGGTTATGGGAAGATCAATGCAAAACGCGCAGTGGAAACGGCCTATGCCCGTAAACCGGTAATCGCAAAATCTATTCCACTGCAACCCATACGATAA
- the ytfJ gene encoding GerW family sporulation protein, with protein sequence MGQHPIQGLMETAMESIREMVDVNTIIGDSVETPDGQTIIPVSRVGFGFAAGGSEFSACSMQDAKGAMVRKGGDGGIPTHGDVPKDYPFGGGSGGGVSITPVAFLVVNSGGQVQLLNLKGGHHLYDRLIEMTPSLLDKVKNAMQKNGSESADGGTQSNNGG encoded by the coding sequence ATGGGCCAACATCCGATTCAGGGATTGATGGAAACAGCCATGGAGAGCATCCGAGAGATGGTTGACGTCAATACGATCATTGGTGATTCTGTTGAAACACCTGATGGGCAAACTATCATTCCCGTTTCACGTGTAGGTTTTGGTTTTGCCGCTGGGGGAAGTGAGTTTTCCGCCTGTTCTATGCAAGATGCTAAAGGAGCTATGGTCCGTAAGGGTGGAGATGGGGGAATCCCCACCCATGGTGATGTTCCTAAGGATTATCCCTTTGGTGGGGGGAGTGGGGGTGGGGTTTCCATCACCCCGGTGGCCTTTCTTGTGGTGAACAGTGGTGGTCAGGTGCAACTCTTAAACCTTAAGGGGGGTCATCATCTCTATGACCGACTGATCGAAATGACACCTTCTCTGCTCGATAAAGTAAAGAACGCGATGCAAAAAAATGGTAGTGAGTCAGCAGATGGAGGGACGCAGAGCAATAATGGTGGGTAG
- a CDS encoding DUF2953 domain-containing protein, whose product MTITLVIIALILIVLFCIWFSSVRIEADLYKGPKAERGTVSIRAMYGLIRYQIKLDEIGFINKKKGFLWYARIRETFQLDHMKRTKRKEEKSVRIDDKIIRKSIKFLQQLILYLPFVRSLMGAFLGVVRCEHLVWRTEIGTGDAADSGWITALVWMGKTWTIQWLVRNVQFLAPPQLGVQPCFTQKRFVVEIHGIIHFQIGHAILAVKSLFLNRLRDIMRESLYHQRG is encoded by the coding sequence GTGACCATAACTTTAGTCATTATTGCCCTTATCCTCATTGTTCTGTTCTGTATTTGGTTCAGTTCTGTTCGTATTGAAGCAGATTTATATAAAGGTCCTAAGGCGGAAAGAGGTACGGTATCGATTCGGGCTATGTATGGCCTTATTAGGTATCAGATTAAATTAGATGAAATTGGATTTATTAATAAAAAAAAAGGATTTCTATGGTATGCAAGGATAAGGGAGACATTTCAATTGGATCATATGAAGAGGACGAAGAGGAAGGAGGAGAAGAGTGTAAGGATAGATGATAAAATAATACGCAAATCTATAAAGTTCCTCCAACAACTCATACTTTATTTACCTTTCGTACGATCCCTTATGGGGGCTTTTTTGGGGGTTGTCCGTTGTGAACACCTTGTTTGGAGGACCGAGATTGGTACTGGGGATGCTGCCGATTCGGGGTGGATCACAGCCCTCGTATGGATGGGTAAAACATGGACGATCCAGTGGTTGGTACGCAATGTACAATTTCTAGCCCCGCCCCAATTGGGAGTTCAGCCCTGTTTTACCCAGAAACGTTTTGTGGTTGAGATTCATGGTATCATTCATTTTCAGATTGGACATGCTATCCTTGCTGTGAAGTCCTTGTTTTTAAATAGGTTACGGGACATCATGCGTGAATCCCTTTATCACCAGCGGGGGTAA
- a CDS encoding peptidoglycan D,D-transpeptidase FtsI family protein, translated as MGIIFLLWQRGGRTGYGWISRIFLIIVVALVIALFPHRTWGQKESVPQTKAWGREIPLSAKRGRILDRRGFPLVDNVRTYNVVAMPVQVSRPGVTAHTLASILRAPVGRIKEQLTQRRPLVYLFPWGRHIRPEQEKKLRSVHLPGIVLLDDTRRIYPYKHLAAHILGFIGKNHQGLAGLEHTYEHHLRGRDGSVQFAPPFRYGVSPDRGSDRFYPPRDGDDLITTLDLVIQQTVEKVLDRAMVQYRPVSAWVLVMNPRDGAVLAMGNRPTFDPEQYHQEKGEVLFRNLPIWKTYEPGSTFKIVTLAAALEEGRVNLKEGFFDPGFTRVGKTHLHCWKEGGHGWQTFLEVMENSCNPGSIALGERLGKNVLSTYIQRLGFGKKTGIDLPGEANGITFPADRMEDVRFATTSYGQGISVTSLQHAAAIASMTNGGWKVTPRLLQGWRNPRRDVHQTSSVPYKHPIRVVSASTSQQIRYVLESVVARGTGRRAFLEGFRVGGKTGTAQQVGKEGRYLKNKNSIVSFIGIAPSDDPQLLVYVAVDRPRGVESRGGTIAAPLCRDILAESLRYLHVPPRKQQIPPVKG; from the coding sequence ATGGGGATCATATTTCTTTTGTGGCAACGTGGGGGAAGGACAGGGTATGGGTGGATTTCCCGCATCTTCCTTATAATTGTCGTGGCTCTTGTGATTGCATTATTTCCCCATAGGACATGGGGGCAGAAAGAGTCTGTACCACAGACGAAAGCTTGGGGTCGTGAAATTCCCCTTAGTGCCAAGAGGGGACGTATCCTGGATCGTAGGGGATTTCCTTTGGTGGATAATGTACGTACCTACAATGTGGTTGCTATGCCTGTACAAGTAAGTCGACCGGGGGTAACCGCCCATACGCTAGCATCTATCTTGCGGGCTCCCGTGGGGAGAATAAAGGAACAGCTAACTCAACGAAGACCTTTGGTGTATTTGTTCCCCTGGGGGAGGCATATCCGACCCGAGCAGGAAAAGAAACTACGTTCTGTTCATCTGCCTGGGATTGTCCTCTTGGATGATACCCGGCGTATTTATCCCTACAAGCATCTGGCAGCGCATATTCTTGGCTTTATAGGCAAGAATCATCAGGGTTTGGCTGGTTTAGAACACACTTATGAGCATCATCTCCGGGGTAGAGATGGTTCTGTCCAATTCGCTCCTCCATTTCGATATGGGGTTTCCCCAGATAGGGGATCAGATCGCTTTTATCCCCCCCGTGATGGGGATGATTTGATAACCACCTTGGACCTGGTTATTCAACAAACGGTTGAAAAGGTTCTGGACCGGGCCATGGTCCAGTATCGGCCGGTTTCCGCCTGGGTACTCGTTATGAATCCTCGTGATGGGGCGGTATTGGCTATGGGAAATCGGCCTACCTTTGACCCCGAACAATATCATCAGGAAAAGGGGGAGGTATTATTCCGGAATTTACCCATTTGGAAAACCTATGAACCAGGCTCTACATTCAAAATTGTCACCTTGGCTGCTGCTTTAGAGGAGGGGAGGGTAAACCTGAAGGAGGGTTTTTTCGATCCGGGATTCACCCGGGTAGGAAAAACTCATTTGCATTGTTGGAAGGAAGGAGGCCATGGATGGCAAACATTCCTGGAGGTAATGGAAAATTCCTGCAATCCAGGCTCCATTGCGCTAGGGGAACGATTGGGTAAGAATGTGTTGTCGACTTATATTCAGCGGTTGGGATTTGGCAAAAAAACAGGGATAGACCTTCCAGGTGAGGCCAATGGCATTACTTTTCCAGCGGATCGTATGGAAGATGTGAGATTCGCAACCACTTCTTATGGGCAAGGCATTTCCGTAACATCCTTGCAACATGCTGCGGCGATTGCCAGTATGACCAACGGGGGTTGGAAAGTGACACCCCGTTTGTTACAGGGTTGGCGTAATCCTAGAAGGGATGTTCACCAGACGTCTTCTGTACCATACAAGCACCCTATACGCGTTGTTTCCGCCTCCACTTCACAACAAATTCGTTATGTACTTGAAAGTGTGGTGGCACGCGGTACAGGGCGACGTGCTTTTTTGGAGGGTTTTAGGGTAGGGGGCAAGACGGGAACAGCACAGCAGGTGGGGAAAGAGGGACGCTATCTGAAAAATAAAAATTCCATTGTTTCCTTTATTGGAATAGCACCCTCCGATGACCCACAATTACTGGTGTATGTGGCAGTGGATAGACCCCGGGGTGTTGAATCCCGAGGTGGTACGATCGCAGCCCCACTGTGTAGGGATATTTTGGCAGAATCTTTGCGTTATTTGCATGTTCCTCCACGTAAACAGCAAATTCCACCGGTGAAGGGGTGA
- the hslU gene encoding ATP-dependent protease ATPase subunit HslU, which yields MATRELSSADTWTPREIVNQLDQYIVGQAAAKRSVAIALRNRYRRSQLQTEWQEEVTPKNILMIGPTGVGKTEIARRLAHLVRAPFLKVEATKFTEVGYVGRDVESMIRDLVEISIRMIRVERMKAVREEASKLVEDKLLTLLVPDKSPKEGTNPFASLFFGGSPSESVDDDEKQIQEEEIREAREQKKKPLLAGELEGEIVEIDVEDTSPVVPMPDLLAGFSGDLWGTQMYDMLQTFLPRRTKKLRLPVREAREVLIQQEGQKLIDNEQTVREALHHTEQLGMIFLDEIDKIAGKDRQGPDVSRDGVQRDILPIVEGSTVMTKYGPVKTDHILFIAAGAFHVVKPSDLIPELQGRFPIRVELHDLRADDFVRILTEPQNALIKQYTVLLETERVSIHFTEGAICELADLAEQVNRNTENIGARRLSTLLERLLEDYSFEAPELGDKEIEITADYVRERLADVAGDQNISHYVL from the coding sequence ATGGCAACAAGGGAACTATCGAGCGCTGATACTTGGACGCCACGGGAAATCGTAAATCAGTTGGATCAGTATATTGTAGGGCAGGCGGCTGCGAAGAGATCGGTGGCTATTGCCTTAAGGAATCGATATCGCCGTTCGCAATTGCAAACGGAATGGCAGGAGGAGGTGACTCCTAAAAATATTTTGATGATTGGACCTACTGGGGTAGGAAAAACGGAAATTGCGCGTCGTTTGGCACATCTTGTTCGAGCACCCTTCCTTAAGGTCGAGGCAACAAAGTTCACCGAGGTAGGTTATGTAGGACGTGATGTGGAGTCGATGATCCGTGATTTGGTGGAGATTTCCATCCGGATGATAAGGGTGGAGAGAATGAAGGCTGTGAGGGAGGAGGCTAGCAAACTTGTGGAGGATAAGCTTCTAACCTTATTGGTTCCTGATAAGTCGCCCAAGGAGGGTACAAATCCCTTTGCGTCCTTGTTTTTTGGGGGTTCCCCCTCTGAATCGGTGGATGATGATGAAAAGCAGATACAGGAAGAGGAAATACGAGAGGCCAGGGAACAAAAGAAAAAACCCTTGTTGGCTGGGGAATTGGAGGGGGAGATTGTGGAAATTGATGTAGAGGATACTTCCCCTGTGGTACCCATGCCCGATCTGTTGGCCGGTTTTAGTGGGGACCTCTGGGGTACGCAAATGTACGATATGTTGCAAACCTTTTTGCCGCGTCGGACGAAAAAATTGCGTCTTCCTGTGAGAGAGGCACGTGAGGTACTGATTCAGCAGGAGGGACAAAAGCTAATTGACAATGAACAAACGGTTCGGGAAGCCTTACATCATACAGAGCAATTGGGTATGATCTTTCTTGATGAGATTGATAAGATTGCAGGCAAGGATCGTCAGGGTCCTGACGTATCGCGTGATGGTGTACAGCGTGATATTTTGCCTATTGTGGAAGGATCCACAGTGATGACAAAATATGGTCCCGTCAAAACAGATCACATTCTGTTTATCGCTGCGGGTGCGTTTCACGTTGTCAAACCTTCTGATTTAATTCCTGAATTGCAGGGTAGATTTCCTATACGGGTGGAATTGCATGATTTACGTGCCGATGATTTTGTTCGTATCCTTACGGAACCACAAAATGCATTGATAAAGCAATATACTGTGTTGTTGGAAACGGAACGCGTATCGATCCATTTTACAGAGGGGGCCATTTGTGAGTTAGCTGATTTGGCTGAACAGGTCAACCGCAATACGGAAAATATAGGGGCGCGACGTTTGTCTACCCTGTTGGAACGTCTCTTGGAGGATTATTCCTTCGAAGCCCCTGAATTGGGGGACAAGGAAATAGAGATTACGGCTGATTATGTACGGGAACGGTTGGCGGATGTTGCAGGGGATCAGAATATTAGTCATTACGTTCTATAG